TTTCCTTCATCCGAATGCCATGTGAAAAACACACCGAAGATTTTTTCAGACGTTctgaaaaattaacataaaataaTTACAACGTTGAGTACATTTCggtcaattgaaattttattgacaCCGGGTGCCGGTTAGCATCAATTAAACGTATTTAAAAAATGCcgaagaaaaaagaacaaacaaGAGCTaatagttaaaaaaaaaaaattacaaacgtaTACTAATGTAAGGTTAAAAAATTAGACAcgtaaatgaaatgaaaacacaTGAATAACTCAAAAATGTCGTCAGACATCACAgtaaaaagtgagaaaatattATCACAAAATGAGAATTGGCAAATAAACTTAATCATTGATCATTATGAAAGTTTTCATCCGAATGTTTGAAATACTTGGTTAGGTTATTACCGTCGGCAGTCATGTTTAACCTTTTACGTTTCAAACTTTTGGAACGATTCTGCACACCGGGAGATTTCTTTACTTTAGGAGATACCCTATTTCGAACAGATAATTTACTCAGCGACTTAGGGCTAGATAATTTACTCAATGACTTAGGGCTAATGGACTCTTTTGGCTGTTGGATGTGTAAATTGGTGAGCCAATTATTCAAGGAACTCGGTTTGGGTCCGATTTTTGCACAGGTATGAGTCTGATAAGTGCCATCGACGAAAGCGTTTGGTAACACGATCCGTGATAGTTCAGCTGTAAAGATAACGAACGAAATTAAACGTTAGTTTTTAGACGAATAAAGTCTTCAGTCAttggtacgtctacgtactttCATCGTTAGGAAATTTGCGTAACTTGGACGCCATCGTAAAACTCCTTCGGTATCTTTCGGGTGTTAACTGTTCATCGAGATGAATGGCAAAACCGTCCGATCTCTGGTTAGAATCTGATCTATGTTCTGGTTCTGCGTTCCAAATCCAAGAACGAGAACTATTCGACGTACTCGACGTCTGATCAAcgatacaaaaattaataataggGTTTCAAATAGCGAAAAATGAACTGATTAGACTTTACGTACCTTCAGTCGTTCCGGTGCACACCAAGATTCGGGTAATGCGCTCCAAATCCACGGACGAGGATAATCTGACGTAGTGGCAATCTGAGAGATGAAACGAAATTATTTACAAGAACGAGACAATATACGACGAGTTGGAAAATCAATATTCACCTTTAACTGATCCGCGGGACACCACGATACATCACATAATCCATCGTGTATTCCATCCAACATGACGATAGGATCTTTCGAGGCGTTCACTTTCCAAATATAAACCTTATTCAGACTATCCGTACTCGCTAAGTATTTCTCATCTGGACTTAAGCTGCATTTTACATAGAATCCGGAGCACTCGTGACCGGTATACGTATATTCTGAGAATTCGACGACAAAATAgcttaaaaatgattcaattcgaagATTACTAAAGCAAAATGCAGTATAACAAACCTAGACTACATTCTTTCTTCGTTATGTTGTAACAATAAATTGTACTATTCGTACAACTTGCAAATAAGCGGGAGCCTGTCCTGTTTATAGTCATATGCGAATATCCAAACGATGATTTCTTATCTGGACATATCAATTCTTGAACAGGTACTATATTTTTCATATACTGGTACGTTTTTCGCAAATCCCACACTTTGATGCATCTGATAACAGAAGAAATAAAACATTGAGAATACGTCAATATTAATGTAGGCACAAATATTCAAGCGTCTTACGAGTCTTTATCAGCGCACGAAATTAACGTATGTTGATCTTGATACGTTACGCAAGTAATGCTAGGCGCCGCTTTCTGTTTCTGAGCCGAATTTTTAACATTTGCTGCTGAAATAGGTATCATACGTATTAACCGGGTGTTTAGAATAAAATCTTATATTCAAATAATTCGTAATACCATTTCTGCAGTGACTATTCAGAATACAGTTATCAGGTAATATTTCTCCATTGGCAGTTGCCCTCGAAGAACGCGCATCCCAAATATAAATATTTCCGTCTCTTCCACCGGTGGCAAAAATATCTGCGGGATTTCACAATCATCATTATATCAAAATCGTACTAACATTatactaaaaaatcaaatcatacaTACGCGAACTAGTGGGTTCGAAACAGGATGTCTTTACAGTACATGTGTGAGCTTTGAAAGTATTCAGTTCGGTTAACGAGCCGTCATCGTGTACGTCGAATAATGTAGCATTATGGTTTCCCGAAGTTGTGATCAATTTCATGTCAATATCACTCCACGATACCGAAAACAGAGCATCCGAGCCGACTTGTTGGACTGAAATTCGAGACAGTTAGACAGTTGTTAAAATTACGCAGATATATTCCAAATAAGAGATAATTATCAGCACGTACTATGGTAAGGGTAGTgatcattttgaagaaattctgtATTCAAAATCATTATCTGGCCATTATCGCATGTAGCTCCCAATACATGACCGTAACTTGATCTGCGAGCGAAAGCACAGCTCAGCAAAGGAGAGCCTGTTTCGTTAGTTTCATCTGATGGAGGCGAGTCCTTGTGAACGCAATGGAAATTAGACAATACGCTATTGTAACAATCTGTACTATCTGTAGAAATATAATACTTTCAATAAGGAAATTCAATTAAGCTGTATCGATATTTCGCGAGAGaatggtgaaaaattacattaccTAATCCTTTCGCTCGCTTCCTCAGCTCCTGCAAAGCGAACATCACGCCGGAGTAGTGGTCACCGGAGGTTAATAATTAGAGTTCGAAGCTGAGGCGAGGTATACTGGTACTTTGAAGAgatgatttttaaacatttacaTCCTTTTTACAGCTGCTTTCTTTAAAatctcaagaatttttttcaatttagatttacgcgctaaaaacaatttttttatcaggagaattcgaaaaatgtttgTTGACATTTCGAACTGAATTTTCTGACAGTGTTGGTGGaggcgaaattttaaaaaaatgaaaatacgcaTCCTTGAAGTTTTACccgaaaaaatacagaaattaccgtaattaccatGTATTTACATGCCGAACCGGATTGAGGCCCTCGTCTTTTACTgcctctttttttaaaaaaaaaaagagaacaaagtTTCTTCTTTTTCCCAACAGATGGCACTGCGAGTCCGTTGagaataaggcttttgacgtattgcgggttgcatatcggtttgcctgaactttatcggtttggtgggcattcttatcagtgagtatcattagtatcaaaatttcatattttgagcaattttcacaaggtgtttttgaaatgtatagcttttagTGCCTGTCTACATAGGAGGCAACGAGCAACAGCAAcaagcaattttgacaaaattgaagcaacttgggtgatttttcaaaaagcttccCTACATAATGAGAGCAACTTACGACGCGAATTTTCTGcagaatgccaaaaaaaaagcggTAAACTGTTCAATGATAGCTACACTTCATTAGAGGAATAGGTCCTGCAAAATGGCTGTCGTAATTTTAGTGTTCATGACGTCATAGCATAGATTTTCGTGATGTAAATAAACTTATtatctttcattattttcatcttgTGTTTTATTAGTATTTTCTCTTCATGTTTTTCAgctaattaaataaattaagcTCGTAAGTCGTAGTAAACAATTTGTAAGATGGAACCAAGTTCAATAACGTGTGACCGCTGTGGTCATACAtttaagcataaaaaaaaacttgatcaagCATTTACAGCTCTGTATGAGTGAACAAAAAGATAGTAATGGTAACCGTAAGCGataataggtacttcaaaaaacCATGTAGGATGGGAAAAACTCATCATAGTCATCATAAGTTCTTGTCTTACTATGCTATTGAGCTATTGTCTTACAGAGatgaaaaccagaaaaaatcgaaatcacaTTTTATGTGCTGTCTGTAAATATCCGTCGGCTTCGATGAAACAATACCATTCGCACTTACATATCTAACGTACATCAAATTTCCACTCctattgaaactttgaattttgattctgaaaaaggTACTTTTTGAATGGTACCTCATCATAGTCGTAAGTCAAAacggaaaaaaaacaatactctTTTATCTAGCGTCTAGCGCTGCTGAAAAAGAGATGAGAGAAAAGCTTAATTGCCGATCAATCAATGCTAATTCGCAGACTGGATGATCATACGTATTGATTTAGCTTGTATAGAATGATATGATAAAGTTCAAAGTCTCAAATTTCTTTTCATCGTTTCATTGTTTTACTTTTACATATATGTTAACTACCTTTTACGAAtctaatacgatttttttccttttaattttaatagaaaacCGAACCAAAATACTGTTTCTTTACTTATTCAAAATGTTATGAGCTGAAGATAATTGATAAAACTCTTCCACGAAGTGATAAAGGAGTGATGTCAAAGCTCTGCTTCGATTACATCTGTagtagtgttggcctgagaatattctcaatgcgcataatctgagaatattcgcgaatattcgcgaatattctcaaatgcttggagaatattctctcaaaaaaataaaaatcatgacttttttcaaaaaatttgaagatttttctacaattttccacaatttacaagttttacatcaacttttctttataaatttccaattttccttaataatttgaaaccttttcaatggaaatttggaaagtttccgattatctctaaactaagcaataatgttctaattttttgaaaagaatctgcggaatatgccaataccacctatagtaaaaggcctgagcgctgttttgtgacgtcatcgctACTTGGTAGTACTTACGTATCTAACATATCATAATACACtatagaattgaatgaaaaatgcactcaaacgaattaaatcctgcgaaaattttatttttcatattttatctacatgaataatgaatttatgatcatgtaggaatgattttaatgaaaaataatgaagaaattaggttataaacaacactgtttttcaacattaaagatgaaagttatacataaacttgacaaaattataccttttggcGGATAATACAACactcactggtgaaatataattaaataatcgtcgaatcttgtcaaaatcccactaaaatcatctaattggtttgagatgttgATGGTTTCTTGATTCTTGATTAGATAACCTTATCCATCCATTGTAGTTGGATGGTTGTATTCACAATGCAGatttaaaacgcattttagattatatggttcactattcatttcactgcgatgttattccagtaaaacacaggcactagtacacatcagttttcatttttattcacttcacaAGATATCTACACATCCGAATCACACAATgtcacaacacaaacagatcgcgaaaaattcacttttgtacaaaaataaagtaatccaacaccaccagtagttgaaaacaacaatatctCATCACTACACCACATTTtagaacgaatattaattaaaatgtcatcattttaataacgtttttaacgaaagttttactctaTTTCACGAACTCGCCATTTAAatgtacgttaaaattcaaatggtaaacacaatcgagccATCTACTAGTGgtgacgtcagaaggtgataacgattcagcgctcaggccttttactataggtggtattgaatatgcgcaagaatctgcgcatattcttgcgcatgcgcaagcaaaaaaagaatattcgcgaatttgcccaacactaatCTGTAGTTATGACGTCACTGACTATCCCTGGAAAGTAGGACCTATTCCTCTAATGAAGTGTAGCTTTCAAagattggataaaaaaaatttgaggcaaCACCAGGCAACACAGGCAACATAATCAAACTATTTTGATTATGTTGCCTGGTTCCAAGTAGGGTTCCAAGTTGCTTGTTGCTGTTGCTTATTGCCTCCTATGTAGATCGCGacttagttttttcttcaattttaaacactgttaaaccttgtaatggaaaaagatcctctcttcgtcgagttttaCAGAAGTTGACAAAACGTCTTTGAACCTCGACAAAgagcggatctttttccatcacaggatttaacagtgtttaaaattgaaggaaaaactaaataaaagctataaatttcaaaaacaccttgtgaaaattgctcaaaatatgaaattttgatactcactgataagaatgcccaccaaaccgataaagttcaggcaaaccgatatgcaacccgcaatacgtcaaaagcctttaGGTTGAAATAATTGCCTATCGTGATTTTTGCAggcgttttattaatttttcaaatttttcaccgtCGAATTAAATTATtgtgatgcaattttttcaaaatcgacgaGTATTACTAATTCAAGGTCACTAATTACGATTTTGATGTTATTATTACATCTTATGAGATCTTACGCCAATTTTAGGACGCTAATTACGAATTTGAGGTAATTATGATGGAAAATGAACCTGAATAACGTATAAGCCATAAGGTATCAAATcctatatgtatttttgaaccTCCTGAACGagaattttacataatttcgGCGCTAAAATCAATAAGGGTTTCAGGATCGGCTAATTTTAGGCCACTGATCATAAATTTAAGCCTACTTTTCGCACTGATGCTGAAATTACTGCTAAAAAGAGTTACAACACTACATTTTAAAACAGCTTTCACATGAAAACGAATTCTGAAATTATTTAttcggtaaaaaaataaatcaataagaaaacagttgacaaaaaaacatcaaaatcacaaatttaaaaaaaaacaatactctaatggtattttatcctactagtaaaatcactttatttaactagttgaacaacatattttatccaaacgtgggaagaaaacgcacatttgatcactcgagcgacTAGCGAGAGTAAATAAAGTAGCGTTTTATtgtactagtaggataaaaatacattatttataTAGAGTTTAAACGTCTTGGAAAGTTCTGCGAATTAAAGATTATTTACAAATAAAGAGATTACAATAACTTGAtgatgtttaattttcaaagatgcTAATTACATTAAATTAAACCATAGAATAAGCGACCAATTATCGACTGCGATACGATTGTAGATGAGTTCACATTTAGGTCGAGTATGAGTTCCTCGCAAAGATCATAAACTGGTAATCAAATtggctatttttaattttgttgagtAAATTCTTGCCTTctattttatataggtaccaatCGCGATCAATCTGTAAcaagagaaaacaaaaatcaaaattagtcGGTCATTCTCGAACATGCCTAATTTATTCTATGTAGCTTAGGTAATGTGTTGAATATTTTGGAGGAATTtagtcagtttttgaaaatttaaaatcgaaaaacgaaaatcttaCTCGCGAAGCAATACAAGAGATTAGTTACGTAACAGAGATTTTTCGAGTTTGAATGCAGGCAATTGCgcataggtaataaaaaaaaaatcaatttgacaaGTTAAAAAACTTGACTATACTTTCTTCgaattggataaaaaaaacacacgaatcTATCTATGTAGCAGAATTGAAGCCAACTTTAATtctatttcatttctttttgaatcAATTCAACTCATCTACTTAATTTAATTTcggtttcatttatttttattcaattcatttcaattcaacGTTTCGATTATTTGTagataatttataataattaattacctattagTACTGTACAATGATtcacttcaatttattttcaattaaactaatttcagcacaaatctttcaatttctgatcaaaatttttaaattggggcaattttatttttttcaatttttttcaaacgggtaaatttgaaatcttttgagatctttaaattttaatttggcatcaaaaattacctatacttaatgACCGAGTTCCTGATATTATATTAGACGTTTAGAcgtttaaaaacttggaaaaaattcatcaacaacaaatatttttacaattttaagccCCCTGCAATATTTTGTGTCTttcaagaacttggaaaaaatcgtttaGAATCCCTATCAAcgagatttcatttttaggttttttaaacTGTATCAAGCAAAACACATTCATGACTTGAAACTTTCCTCGCAGTGGAGACTTCgcctccatttttttttttttttcaatttaggagGTCTGTAGGTAGCCAACATTTTTGGGGAACTGaggaaacatttttattgaaaaaagaattatctaaGTAGAAGTACCTTAttctgctcagagatgaaattttttaaaataatttgtacctacagAATGATTTTCAACTTAGGGGGTTTCATTGTACAAAGGGACCAATTTCATTTTGGAGGACCGAAGAAGggtttctttgaaaatgtgCTGATCAAAAAGTTCTCTGTTCAGAACTtgaacagtttcaaaaaatttgtacgaatatcaatttctctttttttttttggttgattttttcgacTCACATAATTTGGGAGACCgggggaaggtttttcttgaaagtgttttttttttagaaagattCTCTAcccataaattaaaaatttctacagacatcaatttttcataatttttcatcttttaacaatttttcattttttttggggggggggctttacACAAGAGAGCCAACATTATTTGGGGGTTCAACGAAGGCTTAAGGCTTTTTCTTGAGAAGAGGGTTATGcagaacaattctaatgtggaaataagatattttcgaaaaattcccctgattttgatttattctcattttttgtgattgtaTTTACTTTGAGGACTGATGAGCTTCTGACTGaatggtggtgggggggggggtggagaggAGGgaaatatggtttgaagggccgggaacttttttttttgaaaaaaggattacttttagaaaaattctggtccaaaaacaaaaaattttcatgaattttttcaacatttttcaacatttttttcgactttaagAAGCTACTGGCATCACTTTTTTTGCAgccagaaaaaataaaaaataagaaattattttctcaaccGAGTCACGAGGTAACAACTTTGAGAGgtgtcatttcaaaaaataaaacatttttgaaaataaaaactcgaaaaaatttaaaatcttgagcaaaagaagtttgaaaatcagaatttggGTAGAGACCGGAAACTGActttaagccaaaaaaaaaccatgatttatcttcaaaaattttggaagctGGAAGAAGGCTTAGCTTTATAATTAGAAAACTAAAAGCCAGCCaaaagttttataattttcatcagaaGCTAACCCTAAAAGGCTTAAAAGCTAAGCCTAAGAAGTTAGACTTCAGCATCTGCATATTTTCATCTGTGGCTTGTAACGAGAAAAGTATGCTTCAAATTTCGACCATTCAACTTTATAGCTTCTTCTCTGTGGGTTCGAATAACAGTAAATACACTCGCGTCAGCTGATACTTTTCCCCATTCATATCACTTTTCAAGAACTCAAGATAAGTTTGAGAATCTTATCAGCCAATTTCTGCTTCTCCGGATTCTTCGAGATTCAACTAGGTACATCTCTTTTTCGCAGGTAGTAGCTTTTATCTTCTAGTAATTAAATTTTAGATGCATTAATATTAAATTAtagctcaaattttatttaattttcatcatcttttcaagataaaaaataaatacgacgATGGCGTTAGCGTGAAAAATCtcgaaagctttcaaaaaatagtcTGTATCAGGATACTTAGGTATGCGATAGGAAtggttaaatttttatattaaaataatAACACAACAAGCAATAAATACgaagtaaataaaataacttGTTTGTTTAGATTAAATTATCATACAGTCTTTTAAAAGCTATCACGCGCTCAAtgttcagttgaaaaatcaacctAACGAATgaacattgatttttcattttcagaacaCATAATACGAGCATGAATTCAAGTACACCTAgctttcgttttgaaattttcagttcagT
The sequence above is a segment of the Planococcus citri chromosome 3, ihPlaCitr1.1, whole genome shotgun sequence genome. Coding sequences within it:
- the l(2)dtl gene encoding denticleless protein homolog isoform X1, yielding MFALQELRKRAKGLDSTDCYNSVLSNFHCVHKDSPPSDETNETGSPLLSCAFARRSSYGHVLGATCDNGQIMILNTEFLQNDHYPYHIQQVGSDALFSVSWSDIDMKLITTSGNHNATLFDVHDDGSLTELNTFKAHTCTVKTSCFEPTSSHIFATGGRDGNIYIWDARSSRATANGEILPDNCILNSHCRNAANVKNSAQKQKAAPSITCVTYQDQHTLISCADKDSCIKVWDLRKTYQYMKNIVPVQELICPDKKSSFGYSHMTINRTGSRLFASCTNSTIYCYNITKKECSLEYTYTGHECSGFYVKCSLSPDEKYLASTDSLNKVYIWKVNASKDPIVMLDGIHDGLCDVSWCPADQLKIATTSDYPRPWIWSALPESWCAPERLKTSSTSNSSRSWIWNAEPEHRSDSNQRSDGFAIHLDEQLTPERYRRSFTMASKLRKFPNDETELSRIVLPNAFVDGTYQTHTCAKIGPKPSSLNNWLTNLHIQQPKESISPKSLSKLSSPKSLSKLSVRNRVSPKVKKSPGVQNRSKSLKRKRLNMTADGNNLTKYFKHSDENFHNDQ
- the l(2)dtl gene encoding denticleless protein homolog isoform X2, with the protein product MFALQELRKRAKGLDSTDCYNSVLSNFHCVHKDSPPSDETNETGSPLLSCAFARRSSYGHVLGATCDNGQIMILNTEFLQNDHYPYHIQQVGSDALFSVSWSDIDMKLITTSGNHNATLFDVHDDGSLTELNTFKAHTCTVKTSCFEPTSSHIFATGGRDGNIYIWDARSSRATANGEILPDNCILNSHCRNANVKNSAQKQKAAPSITCVTYQDQHTLISCADKDSCIKVWDLRKTYQYMKNIVPVQELICPDKKSSFGYSHMTINRTGSRLFASCTNSTIYCYNITKKECSLEYTYTGHECSGFYVKCSLSPDEKYLASTDSLNKVYIWKVNASKDPIVMLDGIHDGLCDVSWCPADQLKIATTSDYPRPWIWSALPESWCAPERLKTSSTSNSSRSWIWNAEPEHRSDSNQRSDGFAIHLDEQLTPERYRRSFTMASKLRKFPNDETELSRIVLPNAFVDGTYQTHTCAKIGPKPSSLNNWLTNLHIQQPKESISPKSLSKLSSPKSLSKLSVRNRVSPKVKKSPGVQNRSKSLKRKRLNMTADGNNLTKYFKHSDENFHNDQ